In Rana temporaria chromosome 3, aRanTem1.1, whole genome shotgun sequence, a single window of DNA contains:
- the LOC120930576 gene encoding 28S ribosomal protein S25, mitochondrial-like, with amino-acid sequence MVKDADEGEIFDQPEPSNISLGEPGLGARNVVFFNIPQIQYKNPWVQIVTFKNMTLSPFLRFYLDNGEQVLVDMKEKSHTEIVQHVKKILGKSEEVLKAEEKAKMVLSHPANFGPKKYYLRECMCEVEGQVTCPGLVPLPKEMTGKYKSKKKAESAV; translated from the coding sequence ATGCCGATGAAGGGGAGATTTTCGATCAGCCGGAACCCTCCAATATCTCCCTGGGGGAGCCCGGCCTGGGGGCCAGAAATGTTGTGTTCTTTAATATTCCTCAAATCCAGTATAAGAATCCTTGGGTTCAGATCGTGACCTTCAAGAACATGACCCTGTCTCCATTCCTGCGGTTTTATTTAGACAACGGCGAGCAGGTTCTCGTTGACATGAAGGAAAAGAGCCACACGGAAATTGTGCAGCATGTGAAGAAGATTCTGGGGAAGAGCGAGGAAGTGCTTAAAGCCGAAGAGAAAGCCAAGATGGTGCTGTCCCACCCGGCCAACTTTGGCCCGAAGAAGTACTACTTGAGGGAATGCATGTGCGAGGTGGAGGGTCAGGTGACCTGCCCAGGGCTGGTGCCGCTGCCGAAGGAAATGACGggaaaatataaaagtaaaaagaaagCGGAGAGCGCGGTGTGA